The genomic stretch TACGAATCAGCGCACTCCCGCTGGTACTGGGGCACGAAACTGTTGCTGATCACCACCCCGGACGGCACGGTCACCGGGTTCAGCCTGGCGAACCCGAAACTGGCCGGCGAACGCGAACAGACCCGCCAGACCCTGACCCGCCAGCCGATCAACCGGCCCGAACCCGGCAGCATCATCGTCACCGACAAGGGCCTCTCCGGCGCCGACGTCGAAGAATTCCTCGACGACCTGGACCTGACCCTGGTACGCCCGGCCCGCCGGGACGAGAAAACCCCGCGCCCGTTCCCGAACTGGCTGCGCCAACGCATCGAAGCGATCATCTGGACCCTGAAAAACCAGCTCGGCCTCGAACACCACAACGCGCGTGTCCCCGCCGGACTCTGGACCCGCGTCCTGCAACGCCTCCTCGCCCTCAACGCCGTGATCTGGCACAACTGGACCATCGACGCACCGGTCAAACGCTCACTAATCGCCTACGACCACTGACCCCGCCACCAGCACACAATTTCCGGTCAACGATCTAGCAGTTCGATCAGGTCACCGGTCGTTCCGCCGACCACGAATCCCAGCCCGACCACCGCCACACCGGCCGGCGCCAGCAGCCTGTGCTCGCCCGTGAGCGCGAGCAGGAGCATCGCGCCGAACCCGGCCACGTGGAAGTGCGCAGCCGTGAGCCCGAGAATCCCGGGCGGGAACCCGAGCAGCGCATATCCGGCCCGCTCGGCCGCCAGTCCCGCCGCGGCCACGGGCAGGCACGCCGCCGCGAAGGCCACCAGCCAGTCGCGCCGGAGCAGCACCGGAACCGCCGAGCAGGCGACGAGGTAGGGCAGGCAGAGCAGGCCGGCGACCCAGCCGCGCGGCAGGGTCATCGCCACGACGGCGGGCACGGCAACCGCGGGCCACCAGCGGACGAGCCTGGTCCGATGTCCGAGCGCCCCCAACCCGAGCGGCACGAAAAGCAACACGCACACGGCGACCACCGCGTACAGCCCGGCCCAGCCGGCTCCGCTCAGCCTGTCCATGACGCCCCCTTGAACGCGTTCAACTGAACATGTTCAAGTTAGCACGCCGTCAAGCCCATCCCACGACCCGCAGGGGGCCGGCAGGGCCGGCGCGAACGGGGAGCCGTCAACGAGGCGTTCCGGCCCATCGGGAACGGCTCGGGCCGCATCCCGGGCGAGCGCCGGCGCCTCGAAGTCGGGCGCGTAGGGGAGGCCGAGATGCTGGCCGCCTGCAAGCCCGGCGAGCGGGACACCTTCGTACGGGTCCTGATCGGTCTCACCCGGCGCTGAGCAGGCCGATGGGCGGGCTCAGCACCCGCCCATCGGCTGACGAACCGTCAGTCCTCGACCCGGAACCCGATCTTCAGCCGGACCTGGAAGTAGGCGACGTCGCCGTCCACCACCTGGCCCCGGATCTCCTGGGACTCGAACCATTCGATGTTGCGTACGGTCTGGGCCGCCTTGCGGATCGCCGTGCGGATCGCGTCGTCGACGCTTTCCTGGCTGCTCCCGACGACCTCGGTCAGCCGGTACACGTGATTGCCCATGACAGCCTCCTCGAGTCGGATCTTCTCACTCAACCAGACCGTGGCCCCCGGCGTGAGAAATGCGCGCAGCCGCCGCCATCGTGGCGGGGCGGGGCGGGATGGACGAGATGTCCTGGGCGAACTTGCCCACCGCGGTCGCCACGGCGTCGGCGTTGGTTTCCAGCGCGAACGTGTTCACGTTGCCGATCAGCTTGTACTTCTTGCGGAGCTGGGCGTAGACGGCCTTGTCGGCGCCGTCGCGTTCGGGGGTGAAGCTGTCGCACGCCTGGTGGTAGCAGGGGTCGTACGCCACGCCGGCGATACCGCCCCACTTCTTGACGTCCTCCGTGGTCTTCTCGACCTCGGCCCCGGTGAACAGGCCGCCGGCCGGGATGCCGGTGCCGATGAACGGGCCGTAGTCGGAGCGGCCGGTGAAGTCGGACGGCGCCGTGGCCTGCTTGCGCTTGGCGAAGAAGTCGAGGAAGACCTTCTCGATCTGCGCCGAGCCGTCCGGCCCGGGACCGGCGCCTGAGGCGGCCGAGTCGTCACCGTCGTACACGCCGAACATGTAGTTGGGCGAGCCGATCATGTCGAAGTTCAGGTACAGCTTGATCTTCGCGTGCTCGGCCTCGGTCAGGCTGTTCACATAGAACGTCGAGCCGACCAGGTTGGCCTCCTCGGCGCCCCACCAGGCGAACCGCAGCTTGTTCTTGCTCTTGAGGTTGCGGGCGTGCAGCGCGGTCTCGAGGATGCCGGCGCTGCCGGTGCCGTTGTCGTTGATGCCCGGCCCTTCCGGCACCGAGTCGAGGTGGGCGCCGGCCATCACGACGTTGTCGGCGTCGCCGTAACGGGACTCGGCGATGACGTTCTCGGTCTGGCGGACCTCGGCCACTGTGTCGGCCGTGATCGTGACGGTCAGGTCAGCGGTGCCGGCGAACGCCACGCCCTGCGGGTAGGAGATCGAAATGGCCGGGATGCTCACCGGGTCGCCGAGCGTGCCGAGGAAGAGGTCCTGACGGTCGGGCGCGGTGGTGTTGCCCTGGTTCATGATGATGACGCCGGTCGCGCCCGCGGCCTGGGCGTTGGCCGCTTTGATGCCGAACGCGCAGCCGCCGCGCTGCACCAGCGCGATGTTGCCGGTGACGCCGGTGAAGTCGGCCGCCTCACAGCCCGACGTGCTGGTGTTGGGCGTGGTCAGCTGCAGATCGACCGGTACGACCGTACCGGTGGCCGTGCCGTTGCCCGAGCAGTCGAGCACGTCGTAGTCGACCTGGTCCACGTACGTGGTCAGGTTCGGGGTGTTCTGGGTGAACGACGACGCGTCGTCGGAGCAGAAGTTGAACGGGAACGGCTGCCGCGTCACGCGATAACCCGCCGCGCGCATCAGGCCGGCGACGTAGTCGGCACTGCGCGTGTAGCCGGGTGTCCCCGAGGCCCGGGTGTCGCCGTTGAGCTTGGCGATCGCCTGGAAGGCCACCAGGTGGCGCAGCACGCCCGCGAGCGTGACCGACTTGGCGAGGTCGGTGGATCTGCCGGACGCCTGGGCCGGCTGCGCGACGGCGAAGCCACCGAGCAGGACCGCGGCCGCCGCCGCTGCGCCCACGCGTTTGAGAAGAGTGCGAGACACCACGTTGTGCTCCCCTGTTGACGGACAGTGAACGGGACATCCAGCAACCTAAATGAGTCGATGAGTTACCGGGAACCTCCGTTCAGGGGAGCACTGCCACGCACTTCGAGGTGGTAGGGCACGATGATCCGGCGGGCGGGCGGCGGATCGTCGCGGCGGGCCACCCGCTCGGCCAGGCAGGCGAGGGCCGCGTCGGCCAGGGCAGCCTTGTCGGGCGAGACGGTGGTGAGCGCCGGGTTGGCGTACCGGCCGTCCTCGATGTCGTCGAACCCGGCCACGGCGAGGTCCTCGGGCACGCGCAGCCCCCGCTCGATCGCGACGTGCATGGCGCCGAGGGCGAGCTGGTCGGTGAAGCAGAAGACCGCGTCGAACTCGGTTCCGCTGTCGAGCAGCCGGTTCATCGCCGCGGCGCCGTCGGCCCGGTGCAGGCTCTTCACGTCAACTTCAAGTTCTTTCCCGTACGGGATCCCGGCCGCGGCCAAGGCCTGCCGGTAACCCTGCGCACGCCGCGCGGCCGTGCCGTTCTCGAGGTGCGGCTGGAGCCCGACGGCGGCTATCCGGGTGCGGCCGCTTTCGATCAGGTGGCGGGTGAGGGCGGCCGCCGCGGCCACGTTGTCGATCGCCACGTGGTCGAGCAGCCCGTCGGCGTCCTGCTCGCCGAGCAGCACGAGCGGGGCGCTGTCGGGCCGTCGGGTCAGCTCGGCCGGCGAGAGGGCCCACGGGCTCACGATCAGGCCGTCGACGGACTGACCCCGTACGCCGTCAAGCAGTTCTCGCTCCCGGGCGGCGTCGCCACCGGTCTGCTGCACCAGCAACGTCCACGCGTACGCCTCGGCGCCGTCGGCCAGATGCCCGGCGAGCTCGCCGAAGTAGGGCGAGGCGATCTCGGGCAGCACCAGCGCGACCAGCCCGGACCGCCCGCCCCGCAGGTGCCGCGCGGCGGCGTTGGGTTTGTACTGCAGTTCGTCGATGACCCGCTGCACGCGCTCGCGGGTCTGCGGCGAGACCAGCGGAAACCCGGAGACGACGTTGGACACCGTGCGGACGGAGACACCGGCGCGCTCGGCGACCTGCCTCAGATTGGCTCCCACGGAAGCATCGTACCCAGCACTTGCAACGTGGCATGCAACGTTGCAACATGGGGGTATGACTATTGCTGAGGGAGCCCGCGAGGCGATCTACACCGACGGCATCACCGCCCTGCGCGGCGCGTTCAGCGTGGCCTGGGCCGACGCGATGCGCGAGGACATCGAGGCCGCGTTCGACGAGGCCATCAACCGTCCCGGCGGCGCGGTGGGCCGCGGCCCGAAGCGCTACTACGTCGAGATCCACCCCGAGCAGCTGCGCGGCTTCGTCGACCTGGTCACCCACCCGTGGGTCACCGCCGTGTGCACCGACGTCCTCGGCCCCGGCTACGAGATCGTCGAACTCGGCTTCGACATCCCCTTCGCCGGCGCGGTCAACCAGCCGTGGCACCGCGACTTCCCGATGCCCGAGGTGACCAGGAAAGAGGGCCGGCTCAACTCCCTGGCCTTCAACCTGACCGGCGTCGACACCACCGACGACATGGGCCCGTTCGAGATCGCCCCCGGCACCCAGTTCGACGACAGCCCCGAGTTCGGGCACGAGATGTTCCCGCCCAAGACGCACTACGCCCGCTACAACGAGCTGGCCGTCCGCAAATACCCCCAGCGCGGCGACATCTCGGCCCGCTCCGCGCTCACCGTCCACCGCGGCACGGCGAACAAGTCGGAGCTGTCCCGCCCGGTGCTGGTCCTCGGCGTCGACGCCCCCGACGCCACCAACGGCGACAAGCACGCCATGGCGGTGACCCAGGGGTACTGGGACGCGCTGCCCGAGCAGGTCCGCGACCACCTGCACTGCCCGATCGTCGACAAGCTCACCCCGATCACCCAGAAGCACACCATCGAGGGCCTGGTCATGGGCGACGCCTGAGCCCTCCCCCGCAGCCGCCGATGACCTGGGCCTCAACCGGGAGACGCCGCGCAGCTGGGTACGGCTCGACGACGAGCGTCGCGGCGCGAGCCCTCGGCCCGCGCATGCGGTCCCGGCGGCGGGTGAGGCGGCCGGCCCGGTCGAGCAGGAGAACGCCGAGGTGCGGCACCGGTTCCGGGAGCTGGAGGAGGAGCGCGACTTATCTGTACCGGCCGCACATTCTTCCGGTTTCAAGAAGGCTCTGAGCTCGACCACAGAATGACGAGTTGCACCCACCCGCAGCCGAACGACGGCCGCGAGTGGTCACCGCAACCACCCACCGACCGCGCCCACACAACTCCTGTCAATCCGCACCAGGGCGCAACCCGCCCCGCACGTGCGCGACCACATCACCCCGGCGTCGCACCACATCCGCACGTGGACTACACAGAGCCGGCTGTAACGGCCCTCGTCGTCGACAACTCCGGCCAGTTGATCTGGCAGCGCTGCGGTGACCAGCGGTAACGCTGTCCGCCCTCAGCGGACCTCGGCCGCGCTCCATAAGATCACGGGCACCACATAACAGATCCACTCGGAAGAACGCCCCTTGTTGTTCGTCGGCGCGCCCTTACACCCCGCCCGCGACGGTGACGGCACGGCGTAGCAGCACCAAAGCCGCAGCCACCACGGCCGGGCCGACTCCCCCAGCAGCTCGCGGACGGCCTACCTGCAGGCTCTGAGCACGTCGAACTCGCAGCCTGGCTCGTTGGGGTCGAAGCCGTGCTCAAGCAGCCACCGGGAAGCCGTCAGGCTGCGGACCGACCACCACGCGCGGATCACGTCGACGTCCACGTCGGCGCCGTAACCGGCGAGCAGGTCGTCCAAGCGCTCCTCGTGGCCGAGTGTCAGCACCGCGAGGTCGAGCAGCGGGTCACCCTGAGCCGCCTCGGACCAGTCGATCACGCCGACCAGCTGGTCGCCGTCCACGAAGAAGTGGGTGATCTGCATGTCGCCGTGGACGAAGGCGGGTTTCCAGGGGCGGAGCGCGATCCCGGCGACCTCGCGGTTGCGCCGGATGAGCGAAGGCGGGAGCACACCGCTGCCCATGAGCCACTCGCACTCGGCGTCGAGCTCGGCGGTGATCTCGTCGAGGCCGGGACCGATCCACGGGGGCAGCGGCGCCTCGTGCAGTTGTCGCACGGCGGCACCGACGGCGGCCCACGCCGCCGGGGAGGCAGGTGACGGCTCCCCGAGAACGCCGAGGGCCATGCCGGGCACGGCGGCGACGGCGAGGACGTTCGGCCGGCGCCACAACACCCGCGGGGTCGGCAGAGGGGCCAGGGCCATCGCCTCGACCTCGCGATCAAGACGCCGCGGATCGCCGTCGACCTTGAGGAAGACGTCACCGACACGCAGCGTGGCGCGCTCGCTGTGCGCCACGACAACGCTGACCTCATCCATGCAAGCCCACGCTGACCTCACGCATACCGGCCATTGTGCGCAACGTGCCCGGCGCCGTCACCCGATATTCGAGGTCAGCCGAACAGGTCGGGCCGCTCCCAGTCCTCACCCCGTACGTGGTGGTCGAGGAAGGCCAGCACGGTCGCGTACCAGGCCTTGGCGTTGCCCGGGGTGAGGATCCAGTGGTTCTCGTCGGGGTAGTACAGGAACTTGTGCGGCACTCCGTCTTCCTTGGAGCGGGACACCAGATCCCACCACAGCCGCAAACCCTCGCCGATCGGCACGCGGTAGTCCTTGTCGCCGTGGATGACCAGCATCGGCGTGGTGATGGCGTCGGCGAAGCGGTGCGGCGAGTTCTCGTGCTGACGCTCCGGGCTCAGCTCGCGCGCCCAGTAGAACGAGTGATCGGTGGTCGCGCCGAACTGGTCGAGCGCCCACAGCGACGCGTGGGTGACGATGGCGTCGAAGCGGTCGGTGTGCCCGGCGACCCAGTTGGCCATGTACCCGCCGAAGGAGCCGCCGGCCGCGGCCGTACGGGTCTCGTCGATGTCGGGGCGGGCGACGACGGTGTCGGTGATGGCCATCAGGTCGGTGTACGGCTTGTCGCCCCAGGCGCCCCAGCCCCGCTTGATGAACTCGTAGCCGTAGCCGGTGGACAGGGCCGGGTCGGGCATCAGCACGGCGTAGCCCCGGGCCACCCACACCCACGGGTTCCACCGCCAGGACCAGGAGTTCCACGAGCTGACCGGCCCGCCGTGGATCTTCAGCACGAGCGGGAACGGCGCGGTGCCGCCGTGCGGCAGAGCCAGCCAGGCCCGTACGCGGGATCCGTCGGCCACGGTCGTCTCGACCTCCTCGAGCCGTCCGGGAAGCTCCAGCGCCTCGGCCGGGCCGCGCAGGAACTCGACGGCAGCCGGTCCAGGCGACCCCGAAGCCGGACCACGCAGGAACTCGACGGACCCCGTGAGGCTGACCCGCACCGGTGAGGGCGGGCTGTCGACGGCGCTGCGCATCGCGTACGCCCAGCGGCCGTCGGGCGAGACGCGTACGTCGTAGTAGCAGCCGTTGTCCGGGGTGAGCCGGGTGACCTGCCCGTCGGCGGCGTCGACCCGCCACAGCGGCGCGCGCCCGTCGTCGTCGGCCGCCACGATCAGGGCGGCGCTGTCCGGGGTCCAGCGGGCCGGGCCGGGCCAGCGGTCCCAGTCGGCGGTCAGGGCCCGTACGGGACCACCGGCGAGCGGCGCGAGGCAGAGCCAGACGTCACCCGGCTCCTCGGTCGTGGAGCGGGCGCGCGCCGAGAACGCGACGGTGGCGCCGTCGGGCGAGATGTGAGGCGACTCGTAGTCGTGACCGGCGTCGTCGGCGATCGTGCGCCGCTCGCCGGTGGCGACGTCGATCGCGACGACCGTGGCGCGCAGCGACCCCGCCTGCTCGCTGACCGCCCAGGTGGCGACGACCGTACGTCCGTCGGGGCTGAGATCCCAGTCCCCCTCGTTGTCCAGCGCCGGCCCGACGTGCCCGGTCAGATCACGCAGCTCCAGCGAGTCGGACAGCGGGGCCGTGACCAGCCGCGGCAGGGCCGGGCCGAGGTCGTGGTCCCAGAACCGCACGGGGTATCCCTCGTGCAGCATCGCCGAGACGCCCGACTCCTTGCGCTGCTTGCGGACCTCCTCGTCGTCGCCGGCCCCCGCCGCCGAGGGCATGATCGGCGAACCGGCCACCAGCGTGCCGTCCGGGCTGACCCGCACGCCGCTGAGCCCGCCGGGCAGTTTCGCGATCACGTACGCGTCGCCGCCGCCGGCGGGTTGCCGCCACAGCGCCGAGACGTCCTCGTCGTCATCGCCGGGGCGCGGCCGGGCCGAGGTGAACAGCAGGTCGCCGCCGGGGGTGAAGGCGGCCGCGGCCTCACCCTTGACGCTGCGGGTGAGCCGCCGGGCGGGTCGCCGCCCCTCGGGGTCGACCTCCCACAGCGCGGTGGTGTAGCGGTTGTTCTCCTCGTTCGGGCCGGCCATGCCGACCACGAGCCGGCCGCCGTCGGGCGAGAGCCACAGCCCGTCGAGGCGGGGTAGACGAACGTACGCATCGAGGTCCGCGAAGGCAGTCACCGTCCGTTTCTATCACCGCCGGACGGGTGTTACCGACCCTGAAACGTCCTGTGACGACCGGCCGTCCCGTGCTCCGCAGCGGGTTAGCCTGCCCGGATGGACACGGCGGGAGCGGTGCTGCGTGCCGTTCTCGACCACGGCCCGGTGGCCCGCAGCTCGGTGGCGCGGGCGACCCGGTTGTCGGCCGCCTCGGTCAGCGGCGTCACGACCTCCCTGATCGGCCGGGGCCTGGTGCGGGAGGCGCCCGAGGCGGCCGGTCCGCCGGGCATCGGCCGCCCGACCGTGCCGCTGGACATCGATCCGGGGGCGGTCGCCGTGATCGGGGTGCACATCGCGGTGCCGCACGCCACGGTGGCCCTGCTCGACCTGCGCGGACGCGTGATCGAGCAGCACCGCGAGCCGCACGGTGAGCGCGACCCGGCGAGGGTGCTGGCCGGCCTGGCCGAGCGGATCGGGAAGCTCAGGCGCCGCCGCCGCATCCTGGGTGTGGGGGTGGCCACCGGCGGCTGGGTGGACGCGGTCGCCGGCACGGTGGTCGAGCATCCCGCGCTGGGCTGGCGCGACGTCCCGGTCGCCGCTGTGCTGTCGAAGGCAACCCGTTTCCCCGTACGGGTGGACAGCAACTCGCGGGCGCTGCTGCGCGCCGAGCAGTTGTTCGGCGAGGTCGCCGCCCGCGCCCGCAGGAGCGCCGTGCACATGTTCGTCGGCAATGTGGTCGACGTGGCGTTCGCGACCGGAGGCGTGGTGCATCAGGGGCCGCGCTCGGCCTCCGGCGCGGTGGCGCACCTGAGCGTCGAGGGATGCTCCGAGCGCTGCTCCTGCGGGCGTACGGGCTGCTTGCAGGCGGCGGTGTCGGAACAGACCCTCGTGCGCCGGGCCCAGGTTTCCGGGCTGCCGGAGCTGCTCGCCCGGGCCGAGGACGGCGACGCGTACGCCCTGTCGTTGTTCCACGAGCGGGCCCGGCTGGTCGGGCGGGCCGCGGCGCTGCTGCTCGACCTGTTCGACCCCGAGGTGCTGGTGGTGGCCGAGGCGGGCGCGAACCGGATCCCGGCCTGCCGGGCGACCCTGCGGGCCGAGGTGGCGGCCTGGTCCACGGCGGGCGCCGACGTCGAGCAGGTGGTGCGCGCGACCAGCTTCCCCCTCACCGTTCTGGCCGTCGCGGGCGGCGCGGTGGCGCTCGATCAGGTGTACGCGGAACCGCTCTCACCTGCGCGTACTTAATTCAGCCGGGCATTTGGTTGCCTTGTTCTCCTAGCTGTTTAGTATGAATTGCAGCGCGCTCCCGAACCCCCTCTGCAAGTGAACGGAGCCCCTCGTGAGGAGACTCTTACCCCTGTCCGCGGCCGTCCTGCTGGCCGGCGTCCTGACCGCCTGCGCGGGCAACGACGGCGGAACCAAGCTGGAACTGACCGCCGCGCTGCCGGAGAAGGTGCCCAGCGGCACCGAGATCCGCATCGGCGACCCGGCGATCCAGGCCGTTCTGGGCGCCTCGGGCCTGGACAAGGAGCTGACCGACGCCGGCGTCGCCGTCGAGTGGGCCAACATCAGCGGCGGCCCCCAGAGCATCCAGGCGTTCCGCGCCGACAAGCTCGACTGCAGCGCCGTCGCCGACATCCCGTCGCTGTTCGCCGCGTGGACCGGCACCTCCACCAAGATCGTGTTCCAGTCGGTGACCAAGGATCCGCTCAACCACCCGATCTATCAGCTCGGCATCGCGCCCGGCGTGAACGTCACGTCCCTGGCCGACCTGCGGGGCAAGAAGATCGCCTACAGCGCCGGGCAGGCCCAGGGCGCGCTCGTGCTGCGGGTGCTGCGGAAAGCCGGCCTGACCCGGAAGGACGTCACGCTGGTCGAGCTGACCAGCACCGGGGACTCGTACGTGACCGCCCTGGGCAGCAAGGCCGTCGACGTGGCGCCGATCGGGGCGGCGAACGTGAAGGTCTACAAGGGCAAGTACCCGGGGGCCACGGCGATCCTGACCGGCATCCGCGACGACGCGTCCACGCTGTACTGCCTGACCTCGGCCGTCGAGGACGCCGAGAAGGCCGCCGCGCTCAAGGTCTACGTCGGGCTGCGGGCCAAGGCGCTGCTGTGGCAGAACGAGAACCCGGACGGCTACGCCGCGGCCTACCTGCAGAAGGTGCAGGGGCTCAGCGCGGCCGACGCCAAGGACGTCATCGCCGCCGACGGCGCGAAGGCGATCCCGGCCACCTGGGACAACGCCATCGCCCGGCTGCAGGCCACCGCCGACCTGCTGGCGGCCGAGCAGAACCACGACAAGCTCGACGTGACAACGCTGGTCGACCGGCGCTTCGAAAAGGTCGAGGCCGAGGCCGCCGGTGACCGGGTCGTCAGCGGTGATGCCGCGTGACCGTCATCGACAAGGCGCCAACCACCACCCCGTACGAGGGTGACGTGCGCGTCGTGCGGCGCCGGCTCGGACCGGGGCGGCGGTTCCGGGGCGCGTTCTGGGCCGGCCCGGCGGTGGTCCTGGCGATCTGGGCGGCGGGCTCGGCGACCGGGCTGATCAAACCGGCCATCCTCACCTCCCCGTGGGACGTGGTGATCGCGTTCGGCACCCAGTGGACCGACCACGACCTGCTCGGCGACATCCTGTCCTCGCTCACCCGGGCCGCCTCCGGCCTGGCCATCGGTGTCCTCACCGGCGCGGTGCTGGCAGTGCTGTCCGGGCTGTCGCGGGTCGGCGAGTCGCTGATCGACGGGCCGATCCAGATCAAGCGCTCGATCCCCACGCTCGCCCTGATCCCGCTGTTCATCGCCTGGTTCGGCATCGGCCAGGAGATGAAGATCGTGACCATCGCGCTGATCAGCCTGGTCCCCATCTACGTGCACACCCACAACGGGCTGCGCGGCATCGACGGCCGCTACGCCGAACTGGCCGAGACCCTCGATCTGCGCCGCGGCGAGTTCGTGCGGCACGTGGTGCTGCCCGGCGCGCTGCCCGGGTTCCTGCTCGGCATGCGGTTCGCGGTCACCTCGTCGCTGCTGGGGCTGGTCGTGGTCGAGCAGTACAACGCGACCGCCGGCATCGGCCACATGATCACGCTGGCCGAGCAGTACGGGCAGACCGACGTCATCGTGGTCGGCCTGGTCATCTACGGCATCTTCGGCTACTGCGCCGACACCGCCGTCCGCCTGACCGGAAGGAAGGTGCTGGCATGGCGGCAAACCCTGGAGGGCTGATCACCGGCCCCGCCGTCCGCGTCCGCGACCTGCACCGCAGCTTCACCGAGAACGGCGGCGTGCTCAACGGCCTCGACCTGGACATCGCGCCGGGCGAGTTCGTGGCGCTGATCGGGCGCTCCGGCACCGGCAAGAGCACGCTGCTGCGGGCCCTCGCCGGGCTGGACCGCGACGTCGCCGGCCGCGGGCACATCACCGTCCCCGGCTCGGTGTCGGTCGTCTTCCAGGACTCGCGGCTGCTGCCGTGGAAGCGGGTGCTCGACAACGTCGTCTTCGGGTTGCGCACCGCCGACGCCGGCGCGCGGGGACGTCAGGCGCTCGCCGAGGTCGGGCTGGCCGGCCGGGAACGGGCGTGGCCGTTCGAGCTGTCCGGCGGCGAGCAGCAGCGTGCCTCGCTCGCGCGTTCCCTCGTACGGGAACCGCAGTTGCTCCTGGCCGACGAGCCGTTCGGCGCCCTGGACGCGCTCACCCGCATCCGCATGCACGCGTTGCTGCGCAAGCTGTGCGAGGCCCACCGGCCCGCCGTGCTGCTGATCACGCACGACGTCGACGAGGCCGTCGTGCTCGCCGACCGGGTGATCGTGCTCGACGGCGGGGTGGTGCGCACCGACGTACGGGTGGAGAAGGACCGGCCGCGCGACGAGCTGCGCCGCTTTCTGCTGGCCGAGCTGGGCGTCGAAGGAGAGGGCCGATGAGCCGCCAACTGCACTTCAACCTGTTCCTGCACGACACCGGGCATCACGAGGCGTCGTGGCGGCTGCCCGGCTCCGACCCGTACGCGAATCTCTCGCTCGCCGCCCATCAGCACCTCGCGCGGGTGGCCGAGGACGCCAAGTTCGACTCGGTGTTCCTGGCCGACAGCCCGGTGCTGTGGAGCGACCCGGGACGCCGCCCGGCCGGCAAGCTGGAACCGACGCTGCTGCTGGCCGCGCTGGCCGTCAACACCAGCCGGATCGGGCTCATCGCGACCGCGTCCACCTCGTACAACGAGCCCTACAACCTGGCCCGCCGCTTCGCCTCGCTCGACCACCTGTCCGGCGGGCGGGCCGGCTGGAACATCGTCACCACGGCAGGGGACGCCGCCGCGCGCAACTTCGGCCTGGCCGGTCAGCCGCTGCACCGCGACCGCTACGAGCGCGCCGACGAGTTCCTCGACGTGTCGACGAAACTGTGGGACAGCTGGGCCGACGACGCGATCGTGGCCGACAAGCAGGCCGGGGTGCACGCGCTGCGGGAACGTGTCCGGGCAATCGAGCACGCGGGGCAGTTCTTCCAGGTCGAGGGGGCGCTCAACCTGCCCCGGTCGCCGCAGGGCCACCCGCTGCTCGTGCAGGCCGGGTCGTCGGAGGACGGCAAGGACTTCGCCGCCAAGTGGGCCGAGGCCGTGTTCACCGCGCAGCCCACGCTGGCCGAGAGCCAGGCCTTCTACGCCGACCTCAAACGCCGGGTGGCCGGGCACGGGCGCGACCCCGATCACGTCGTCGTCCTGCCCGGCATCGTTCCGGTCATCGGGGACACCGAGGCCGAGGCGCGCGAACTCGACGCCGAACTCGACCGGCTGATCGCGCCGCGGTACGCCATCGGGACGCTCGCGCAGACGCTGCGCGTCGACCCCGGCCGGCTGCGCCTGGACGAGCCGCTGCCCGACGACCTGCCCGGCGAGGACGAGATCGAGGGGGCCAAGAGCCGCCGTACGCTGATCGTCGACTGGGCGCGCCGCGAGAACCTGACCGTGCGCCAGCTCATCGGCAAACTCGGCGGCGGCCGGGGGCACCGCACCTTCACCGGCACGCCCGCACAGGTGGCCGGCACCATCCAGCACTATTTCGAGAACGGCGCGGCCGACGGGTTCAACATCATGCCGGCCGTGCTGCCCTCGGGCATCGAGAAGTTCGCCGGCGAGGTCGTGCCCATCCTGCAGGAGCGGGGGCTTTTCCGTACGGAGTACACCGGCGCGACGCTGCGCGAGC from Paractinoplanes brasiliensis encodes the following:
- a CDS encoding S9 family peptidase, with amino-acid sequence MTAFADLDAYVRLPRLDGLWLSPDGGRLVVGMAGPNEENNRYTTALWEVDPEGRRPARRLTRSVKGEAAAAFTPGGDLLFTSARPRPGDDDEDVSALWRQPAGGGDAYVIAKLPGGLSGVRVSPDGTLVAGSPIMPSAAGAGDDEEVRKQRKESGVSAMLHEGYPVRFWDHDLGPALPRLVTAPLSDSLELRDLTGHVGPALDNEGDWDLSPDGRTVVATWAVSEQAGSLRATVVAIDVATGERRTIADDAGHDYESPHISPDGATVAFSARARSTTEEPGDVWLCLAPLAGGPVRALTADWDRWPGPARWTPDSAALIVAADDDGRAPLWRVDAADGQVTRLTPDNGCYYDVRVSPDGRWAYAMRSAVDSPPSPVRVSLTGSVEFLRGPASGSPGPAAVEFLRGPAEALELPGRLEEVETTVADGSRVRAWLALPHGGTAPFPLVLKIHGGPVSSWNSWSWRWNPWVWVARGYAVLMPDPALSTGYGYEFIKRGWGAWGDKPYTDLMAITDTVVARPDIDETRTAAAGGSFGGYMANWVAGHTDRFDAIVTHASLWALDQFGATTDHSFYWARELSPERQHENSPHRFADAITTPMLVIHGDKDYRVPIGEGLRLWWDLVSRSKEDGVPHKFLYYPDENHWILTPGNAKAWYATVLAFLDHHVRGEDWERPDLFG
- a CDS encoding ROK family protein, translated to MDTAGAVLRAVLDHGPVARSSVARATRLSAASVSGVTTSLIGRGLVREAPEAAGPPGIGRPTVPLDIDPGAVAVIGVHIAVPHATVALLDLRGRVIEQHREPHGERDPARVLAGLAERIGKLRRRRRILGVGVATGGWVDAVAGTVVEHPALGWRDVPVAAVLSKATRFPVRVDSNSRALLRAEQLFGEVAARARRSAVHMFVGNVVDVAFATGGVVHQGPRSASGAVAHLSVEGCSERCSCGRTGCLQAAVSEQTLVRRAQVSGLPELLARAEDGDAYALSLFHERARLVGRAAALLLDLFDPEVLVVAEAGANRIPACRATLRAEVAAWSTAGADVEQVVRATSFPLTVLAVAGGAVALDQVYAEPLSPART
- a CDS encoding ABC transporter substrate-binding protein, yielding MRRLLPLSAAVLLAGVLTACAGNDGGTKLELTAALPEKVPSGTEIRIGDPAIQAVLGASGLDKELTDAGVAVEWANISGGPQSIQAFRADKLDCSAVADIPSLFAAWTGTSTKIVFQSVTKDPLNHPIYQLGIAPGVNVTSLADLRGKKIAYSAGQAQGALVLRVLRKAGLTRKDVTLVELTSTGDSYVTALGSKAVDVAPIGAANVKVYKGKYPGATAILTGIRDDASTLYCLTSAVEDAEKAAALKVYVGLRAKALLWQNENPDGYAAAYLQKVQGLSAADAKDVIAADGAKAIPATWDNAIARLQATADLLAAEQNHDKLDVTTLVDRRFEKVEAEAAGDRVVSGDAA
- a CDS encoding ABC transporter permease → MTVIDKAPTTTPYEGDVRVVRRRLGPGRRFRGAFWAGPAVVLAIWAAGSATGLIKPAILTSPWDVVIAFGTQWTDHDLLGDILSSLTRAASGLAIGVLTGAVLAVLSGLSRVGESLIDGPIQIKRSIPTLALIPLFIAWFGIGQEMKIVTIALISLVPIYVHTHNGLRGIDGRYAELAETLDLRRGEFVRHVVLPGALPGFLLGMRFAVTSSLLGLVVVEQYNATAGIGHMITLAEQYGQTDVIVVGLVIYGIFGYCADTAVRLTGRKVLAWRQTLEG
- a CDS encoding ABC transporter ATP-binding protein, producing MAANPGGLITGPAVRVRDLHRSFTENGGVLNGLDLDIAPGEFVALIGRSGTGKSTLLRALAGLDRDVAGRGHITVPGSVSVVFQDSRLLPWKRVLDNVVFGLRTADAGARGRQALAEVGLAGRERAWPFELSGGEQQRASLARSLVREPQLLLADEPFGALDALTRIRMHALLRKLCEAHRPAVLLITHDVDEAVVLADRVIVLDGGVVRTDVRVEKDRPRDELRRFLLAELGVEGEGR